One genomic segment of Bacteroidota bacterium includes these proteins:
- a CDS encoding aminoacyl-tRNA hydrolase yields the protein MSSKFLIVGLGNIGAEYEQTRHNIGFLVVEKLVKELGGSFLSDRLAFRAEVRHKGRTLVAIKPTTFMNLSGKAVNYWMQTEKIPLENILIVTDDLALPFGTLRMKGKGSDGGHNGLKSIQETLATVNYARLRFGIGNEFAKGSQVNYVLGKWSEEELVELPNRITSAKEFVVSFATIGLQRSMSLFNNK from the coding sequence CTGAATATGAGCAAACACGCCATAATATAGGGTTTTTAGTTGTTGAAAAGTTAGTTAAGGAATTAGGCGGTTCTTTTCTGAGCGATAGATTGGCTTTTAGAGCTGAAGTTAGACATAAAGGGCGAACATTAGTTGCTATTAAGCCTACCACATTTATGAACCTGAGTGGAAAAGCGGTAAACTATTGGATGCAGACTGAAAAAATACCATTAGAAAACATTTTAATAGTTACCGATGATTTAGCGCTGCCTTTTGGTACGTTGCGAATGAAGGGAAAGGGAAGTGATGGAGGGCATAATGGTCTTAAAAGTATTCAAGAAACGCTTGCGACCGTAAATTATGCTCGATTGCGATTTGGTATTGGTAATGAGTTTGCAAAAGGAAGCCAAGTAAATTACGTGTTGGGAAAGTGGTCGGAAGAAGAACTTGTTGAGCTGCCTAACAGAATAACTAGTGCAAAAGAGTTTGTCGTATCATTTGCAACGATTGGACTACAGCGAAGTATGAGTTTGTTTAATAACAAATAG
- a CDS encoding ABC transporter substrate-binding protein, with the protein MFKSSSLFIIVLIVFCAGCVLKNDSQENSTAKTIWGDSLLLNETDYYQTLFPHAVVDAVSSHIASQVYEGLLMFNTKDLYVQPSIAERWMIDSAGTTYTFFLKKGVKFHDDVCFENGIGREVTANDFNYCFKQLCTYSENNKLFETTFKDILVGANEYYAKSKTEKPSTEIEGIKVLDDYTLQLKVTQSSGTFLLKLATLATAVFPKEGYDTYGNELKIGTGPFVFPKSGKDFKRLVLSRNVNYHVLDSSGKKLPYLDKICFTFLPNKKDELEAFKKGEIDAIIGLPSEDVNTIVQKQIKKFQGDSAIYTLERIPEMITHFFEFNVTRPPFDNVKVRQAFNYAINRDRIVEVVLNNEAYGPAESGVVPPSFRDYDISKIKGYTYDPEKARKLLAEAGYPGGKGFPSFKFLVNSGGQRNTSVAFEVEKQLINVLGITINIDVVSFPDKINAVQNGTADMYKNALGADYPSPESFLWSFYGKTLPADKSKPSYPNTSRYFNQEYDLLFEAGKKEINEQKCFEYFAKAEQLMMTEAPVIVLWYDESYQLKQSKVKNLFPNPLRYRNYTQVYKETPINYPIID; encoded by the coding sequence ATGTTTAAATCGAGTTCACTTTTTATTATTGTTTTAATTGTTTTTTGTGCAGGTTGTGTATTAAAAAACGATTCGCAAGAAAATAGTACCGCAAAAACTATTTGGGGTGATTCTTTATTGTTAAACGAGACCGACTATTACCAAACACTATTCCCACACGCTGTTGTTGATGCAGTTTCTTCGCATATTGCATCGCAAGTGTATGAAGGACTTTTAATGTTTAATACAAAAGATTTATACGTACAACCAAGCATTGCAGAGCGTTGGATGATAGATTCTGCCGGTACAACCTATACTTTTTTTCTAAAGAAGGGTGTTAAGTTTCATGATGATGTTTGTTTTGAAAATGGCATAGGACGAGAGGTTACTGCCAATGATTTTAATTATTGTTTTAAACAGTTATGTACGTATTCCGAAAATAACAAGCTTTTCGAAACTACGTTTAAGGATATTCTTGTTGGTGCTAACGAGTACTATGCAAAAAGCAAGACTGAAAAACCTTCCACAGAAATAGAGGGTATAAAAGTGTTGGATGATTATACGCTTCAACTTAAAGTTACTCAGTCAAGCGGTACATTTTTATTAAAACTAGCTACATTGGCTACCGCTGTATTTCCTAAAGAAGGGTACGATACTTATGGTAATGAATTAAAAATTGGTACGGGTCCGTTTGTGTTTCCTAAGAGCGGGAAGGATTTCAAAAGATTAGTCTTATCCAGAAACGTAAATTATCATGTTCTAGATTCTAGTGGGAAAAAGTTGCCTTATTTAGATAAAATTTGTTTCACTTTTTTGCCAAATAAAAAGGATGAGTTGGAGGCTTTTAAAAAAGGGGAGATAGATGCAATTATTGGACTTCCTTCGGAAGATGTAAATACAATAGTACAAAAGCAAATAAAAAAATTTCAAGGCGATTCTGCTATTTATACATTAGAAAGAATTCCGGAAATGATAACCCATTTTTTTGAGTTTAATGTTACACGTCCTCCTTTTGATAATGTGAAAGTTCGACAAGCCTTTAACTACGCAATAAACAGAGATAGAATAGTTGAGGTTGTTTTAAATAATGAAGCATATGGTCCTGCTGAAAGTGGTGTTGTTCCTCCTTCTTTTCGAGATTACGACATTTCAAAAATAAAAGGGTATACCTATGATCCGGAAAAAGCTAGGAAGTTATTGGCAGAAGCCGGCTATCCGGGAGGAAAGGGCTTTCCTTCCTTTAAATTTTTGGTAAATAGTGGAGGGCAAAGAAATACAAGCGTGGCTTTTGAAGTTGAGAAACAACTTATAAATGTATTGGGCATAACCATTAATATTGATGTGGTTTCGTTTCCGGATAAAATAAACGCAGTGCAAAACGGAACAGCTGATATGTATAAGAATGCTTTAGGTGCAGACTATCCTAGTCCTGAAAGTTTTTTGTGGTCATTTTATGGAAAAACATTGCCTGCAGACAAATCAAAACCTTCGTATCCTAATACCAGCAGGTATTTTAATCAGGAGTATGATTTGCTTTTTGAAGCCGGTAAAAAGGAAATTAATGAACAAAAATGTTTTGAATATTTTGCAAAAGCAGAACAATTAATGATGACAGAAGCACCGGTAATTGTTTTGTGGTATGATGAAAGCTATCAATTAAAACAGTCTAAAGTGAAAAATTTATTTCCCAATCCGCTTCGATACAGAAATTACACCCAAGTTTATAAAGAAACCCCAATTAATTATCCTATAATTGATTGA
- a CDS encoding 2'-5' RNA ligase family protein encodes MTTNNPESLYFIAIIPPQPIFNKIFAFKEHMAANYDSKAALKSPPHITLQMPFKWDTHKEEILTNTLQQFSQQQIEFEMELLNFSHFESRVLYIDIVANNYLHILQKELAYAMQALQLFNSTHKSNGFKPHITIAFRDLKKQQFQLAWKEFIEMKYHAKFKVNSICLLKHNGKTWDVFKELNFKKNNE; translated from the coding sequence ATGACAACTAACAATCCTGAATCTCTTTATTTTATTGCTATTATTCCGCCACAGCCAATATTTAATAAGATTTTCGCTTTCAAGGAACACATGGCAGCAAACTATGATTCAAAAGCGGCATTAAAATCGCCACCACACATTACCCTGCAAATGCCTTTCAAATGGGACACTCACAAAGAGGAAATACTCACAAATACGCTCCAACAATTCTCGCAACAACAAATTGAGTTTGAGATGGAGTTGTTAAATTTTTCGCACTTCGAATCGCGTGTACTTTATATTGACATAGTTGCGAATAACTATTTGCATATACTACAAAAGGAACTAGCTTATGCCATGCAAGCACTCCAACTATTTAATTCCACTCATAAAAGCAACGGATTTAAACCGCACATTACTATTGCGTTTAGAGATTTAAAAAAACAACAATTTCAATTAGCCTGGAAAGAATTTATAGAGATGAAATACCATGCTAAGTTTAAAGTGAACTCCATTTGTTTATTAAAGCACAACGGAAAAACATGGGATGTTTTTAAAGAACTAAATTTTAAGAAGAATAACGAATAA
- a CDS encoding AAA family ATPase: protein MNLELFKDLLQQKASFQYTTDQQVVIEKLHRLLFDKNERILIIRGYAGTGKTSLIGSLIKSSQQIGRTFVLLAPTGRAAKVQTQHTKQIAYTIHKKIYKRTSDDDTFTKVELQYNTHKNCIFIVDEASMIPDWQSGENQNSQSGRSLLDDLFAYVFSGFNCKLILMGDNAQLPPIGSNKSPALEKTYVESNWSFATQHVQLREVVRQATDSSILLNATQLRLLLLQKEMPAKIPLSLDSDFIAITGYELEDTLNSAYSKYGAENVLVLCRSNKTANQYNQQIRARIKWLESDIAAGDYLMIVKNNYSWLPKESKIGFIANGDIIQIERVSKQEEKYGLKFANVVARFIDYENEPEMEFKIILDVLTSNNASLEAEQQKKLYYAVLEDYMHITSKKERLRAVKEDPYFNALQVKFAYAITCHKSQGGQWKQVFIDHGFLNPENYNFEFIRWLYTAITRATEKVYLINFNQNYFELNDN, encoded by the coding sequence ATGAACCTAGAGCTTTTCAAAGATTTACTTCAACAAAAAGCTTCTTTTCAATATACTACCGACCAACAAGTTGTAATTGAAAAATTACACCGACTACTTTTCGACAAGAATGAACGTATCTTAATCATTAGAGGATATGCCGGCACCGGAAAAACTTCGTTAATTGGTTCGCTCATAAAAAGCTCTCAACAAATTGGCAGAACCTTTGTACTGCTTGCCCCTACAGGTCGTGCCGCCAAAGTACAAACTCAACACACCAAGCAAATTGCATATACTATTCATAAAAAAATATACAAAAGAACTTCCGATGACGATACATTCACTAAAGTAGAATTGCAATACAACACACACAAAAACTGCATATTCATTGTGGATGAAGCTTCCATGATACCTGATTGGCAAAGCGGAGAAAATCAAAATTCTCAATCCGGAAGAAGTTTGCTAGACGATTTGTTTGCCTATGTTTTTAGTGGATTTAATTGCAAATTAATCTTAATGGGTGACAATGCTCAATTACCCCCAATTGGTTCAAATAAAAGCCCTGCACTAGAAAAAACGTATGTAGAAAGCAATTGGTCTTTTGCAACCCAACATGTGCAGTTGCGCGAAGTGGTAAGGCAAGCAACAGACTCTAGTATATTATTAAACGCCACACAACTACGATTGCTATTGTTACAAAAAGAAATGCCTGCAAAAATTCCATTGTCGCTAGATTCTGATTTTATTGCTATTACAGGCTATGAACTGGAAGACACGTTGAATAGCGCCTATTCTAAATACGGTGCAGAAAATGTTTTGGTTCTATGCAGATCTAACAAAACTGCCAACCAGTATAATCAACAAATACGAGCAAGAATAAAATGGTTAGAAAGCGATATTGCAGCAGGAGACTATTTGATGATTGTAAAAAATAATTACTCTTGGTTGCCCAAGGAATCTAAAATTGGGTTTATAGCCAACGGAGATATTATTCAAATTGAAAGAGTATCTAAACAAGAAGAAAAATATGGGCTCAAGTTTGCAAATGTTGTTGCTCGATTTATAGATTATGAAAACGAGCCAGAAATGGAATTTAAAATAATTTTAGATGTACTAACTTCAAACAATGCATCTTTAGAAGCAGAGCAACAAAAAAAATTATACTATGCAGTATTGGAAGATTACATGCACATTACATCAAAAAAAGAACGACTAAGAGCTGTAAAAGAGGATCCGTATTTCAATGCATTGCAAGTAAAATTTGCATATGCAATTACATGCCACAAATCCCAAGGTGGGCAATGGAAACAAGTGTTTATAGACCATGGATTTTTGAATCCGGAAAACTACAATTTTGAATTTATACGTTGGCTATATACCGCTATTACAAGAGCTACTGAAAAAGTGTACTTGATTAATTTTAATCAAAATTATTTCGAATTAAATGACAACTAA
- a CDS encoding T9SS type A sorting domain-containing protein encodes MKKQLLSFLSVLALSIGTISAQCTITFSNVVNNSCNSSNQLYCNGSASAMVSPANVYTYSWSNGQFLQGASLLCAGTYTVQATGLSISGSTTCTGTVTITQPTAITAVSTATATTCLSCTDGKLSATASGGTGPYSYTWQPAGLVGQTQSNVPAGSYFVQVTDANGCTFLDTNPTIVLPGGFSSVNETNSALVSVYPNPAENELFIKSTSNLFFDKNTVKIYDVLGKQIKMQSITLSTQNSASFDIATLPKGLYYFIIENNQSGQQVTSRFIKK; translated from the coding sequence ATGAAAAAACAATTACTTTCTTTTTTATCCGTTTTAGCATTATCTATCGGTACTATTTCTGCACAATGTACAATTACGTTTTCGAACGTGGTTAACAATTCATGCAACTCTAGCAATCAACTATATTGCAACGGAAGCGCTTCTGCCATGGTAAGTCCGGCCAATGTATATACCTATAGTTGGTCTAACGGTCAATTTTTACAGGGCGCATCACTTTTATGTGCCGGCACATATACAGTTCAAGCAACAGGACTTAGTATTTCCGGAAGCACAACTTGCACCGGCACCGTTACAATAACACAACCAACTGCCATAACAGCAGTTTCAACCGCCACTGCAACAACATGCCTTTCTTGTACTGACGGAAAACTTAGCGCAACAGCATCTGGCGGTACAGGTCCCTATTCCTATACTTGGCAACCTGCCGGGCTAGTAGGTCAAACACAAAGCAACGTGCCTGCAGGAAGTTATTTTGTGCAAGTTACAGATGCTAATGGATGTACATTTTTAGATACTAACCCTACGATCGTTCTACCGGGAGGCTTTTCGAGCGTAAATGAAACCAATTCTGCGCTTGTGTCTGTTTACCCCAACCCTGCTGAAAACGAGTTGTTTATTAAAAGTACTTCCAATTTATTTTTTGATAAGAACACTGTTAAAATCTATGATGTATTGGGCAAGCAAATTAAAATGCAATCTATAACTTTATCTACTCAAAATTCAGCTTCATTTGATATAGCAACGCTTCCCAAAGGATTGTATTATTTCATAATTGAAAATAATCAATCGGGACAACAAGTTACATCTCGTTTTATAAAAAAATAA